CAGCTCGCTGCAACTCTGCTGCTTCATCTTGCACTCATGGTGTACCTTAACGTCCTGCACAGTGCCACCGGCTGGATCGAGTATGATCTCGAGGTAGAACATATCGGACGAGATGAATAGGCCGGAAGTGTCTTCGCTGAGTTTGAGgctaaaaaggaaaaggaaatcaTTAAGCCTAACTGTTTCAGTTCGCATTTTCATTGCAACTTACCCTAACTGCCGGGTAAGACAATCGAGTCGTTCAACCAAACCCTGTCGGGTGGTCACCTTAATGCAATACTGCATACTGTCGAGCGTTTTCTGTAGATTGGACTTTTCCACCGCATCTAGCGCGTATCGTTTTTCCTGCAAGCAAGAAGGGAAATAATTCCATTTACACTGTTGTTTTGGCTGCCACTTTGCGATTGACCTCACTCACCAGCAGTGACATCCGCACCGATTTGGACATCTCCGGGAAGGATTTGTACTGGGCCGATTTAGCCTTCGTCCGTAGCCGCTCCATTAGCAGCTCCATCTGCCACGTTTCATGCTTGTCCCCACCGAGCAATACCTTGCCGGTGGTGCCACCCGTTCCACCCCCGGCGGATGGGCCCGATCCGGGTGGTTTAATGTCCGGTTTGCCCATTCCCTTCCCAGTGCCTACTCCTCCACCGTTTGCCATCAGCAGTGTGGGAAGACTTCCaccaccgaccgccgccgttaCGGAAGACGACattgtgtgtgtatctgtgtgtATATCTGGTATCTTCTTCGCCTATTTTGCACTACTCTTTTCTTGCTCCACCGCCACTGCCACTGCCGTGTTTCAGCTTCAGCTAGGCAGTCCCACTGGCGTTGTCTCTTACACTGCAACTGCACTCGTCAGTCATCGTCCGGTGcaacccatcatcatcaccgtcatGACCAAAGTTCATCACAGCCGGACACATCTTTTCTCGCCGTCCGAGTGTGTTCCAGCTCGTCTAACGATGGCAGTACCACACCGCGCTGCCTCTAGCAGGTTGTACTGCTGCATCTAAACGTATTGCTTTCTGTCCATCACGAATCGAATATTATgctcaattaaaaaaaaaactttcccttcaatttcttttactggcgcacgcacacacacacatatatatatacacttGTGCTTGGTCGCAAGGCACCAGTAAGGTTTCGGATGGGTTAAGATTGGCAAACTTGCGAAGCTGCTAACAGCAACATGAATGACCGCGGACCAATATGTTGTAGCGTGGCACACTGAACTGGCAAGATTTCATTCAGCAAACGGGATTGCTATAGGATACTGGGACACCTCTTTTCACGACGGGGGCAACAAACGCGTATGCAGCGTGACGACACACGAACAAAAATTATGCCAGGTAGCACCCCTTCCTCTGTAGAACTGATCCGCACCCAGCTGCACGCCGTGGTGCAACGGCACACATTTTTGCCACCAGTGGCTCTGTTTAATGCAAACACTTTGTCCTTTACGGAACAGATTCACTTCACTCGTATCGGATACACTGCACCGGTTATCTAGCTACAGGGACAACGTTTTCACGCGCGACGTAGTGGAAAGCGCAGAAATTTTCGTGTGTATCGCGACGGACGAGGTAAATAAATGGCTGCCTTCGTCACGATTTGAAGGGTGCGTGTTTACAACCACCGGTTCTCGGATTGACGGTTGCCATAACAGCGGTTGTCTGCTCGTAAATTTCTCGTACGAAAAAAGTGCATGTTTTGTTAttcatgaaataaaataaattgttgtgGATAGTTTTGCGCTAACTATGAATAAACAATGAGAAATAATGGTAAACGATGACAAAGACGATATTGAATAGGAGCAAAAGGTGGCAAACGCTGTAGCTTGATGCAGGACAAGTTACGATGCAAAGGTGTCGAACCCATTTGTCTCAAGCGTGCACTTCAACGTGATTGATGAAATTGATCCTCTTGAAGTTTAAGAAAGAATCCAATTGTTAATCAATAATAcatgttttcttgttgtaacgttttaaaagttaaaagttttaaattaataccATCACTACCTTTGCGTAAATGTCATTGGAACACGGTGCGTCTTGTGATGATCCTTGTATACTCCCGGAGTATCCGGTGTATACTCTCTGTGTATACTCCGGCAACCAAACTACGAATGTACGAGAGTAGTTTCTCCAAATCAAAGAAAGCATTGGATTAGTGACGTACCAACCTTTGGCGTGAGTCATAGTTCCTTTTTCGGGAAGAAAACACAACTGTTCAGTTTCATTTGGAACTTTTATTTCGCGGAGTTCTTTAGtggtttaaaaattttcaacatGTCCGACGAAGAAATTAACAAACGCAGTAAAAGCGTTTTCATTCAGGTAAGCTAATAATGGGAACATGTCTTTGGGATTGGTTGTAAATCACTCACCCCGCCTTCACTCTACAGCGTCCCAAACGAAGAACACCTTTCAAGCCGAGTGATGCGTTCGATCGCAAATATAAAGCCGCCGTAAAAGCCTACCACAACTACATGGAGGGATTAAATCTAGTGCTCAAAGAAAAAGGTAAGAACAAACTGGAAGCGTGATAGTACTCGGTCCTACGATAGGAAATTATCCTTTGTAGAGGCGAAAATGTCGAAAATCCTTCGTAAACGTAGCAGTCCGCTTTGGTTCCAAGAGTTAACGGACGAACAGTGTGCGATCTGCGACCAGCTGCTTGATGCCATTGCGGATGATACGAACGAGCGTACATTCTATCGCACGGAAACACTCCTCCGCAAGCTGGGCATCCATCCTATCTGTTCGAAAAGAATCTTACGCACGGCACTGATTCTCTGCAGCGGGAATGATATATCTTTCATCTGGATATTGCTCGAACTGCATTATATACGCCGTCCCGGAAAGGATGGCACACGCCGTGTGAAGGATTATACGATCAATGAACGGTTGCTGCTATCAGCGATTGCACACCTCGATATGATGACCACGCTGCGTGGTTTGGAGAAGATTTTACCACCGAAGAAACCGGTCCAGGGTGCGTCACGTGTGGACGTTAAAGGTACAGAAATGTCCGGTCCAAAGTCTTCTTGTTCTCGCTCCAAATCTCCTTACCTAGCCCGCCAAAAGGTTATCGTTACCGGGTATACCGTTCCGGTTCAGTTTCAACCACATCGTGATGAATTTTTAGGACGGTATGTAAGATATCGTGACCCAGAGTACATCATACGTAATGAGGAGTCCCGTTGGTTTGCACGATACGGGGGTTCTGGTCGCAATCTCTCTTCCTGTGATTACTTTTACTCTGCCGACGATACACAGGACATAACCTCAACAGCTAGCAGTGATCATTCGATTACTAGTGCTAGTGCGGTGGTAATGGCGCTGTTGGATGATCACATTCGTAACATGGTCGCCCGGCAGGAATGTTGTCAGATGCTCTGTCCTAAACATCACCAGCTGGACGAACAGAGTGTTCAGTTGTTAGGAATTCTAAAGCGCAGCACTGCGGCCCGGAATGTCCTGATGCAGGCAGTGCAGACGCAATGTGTGCAATGGGCAGACAAAGAGGCGCAGGACGACGCTAAACGGCAAGTCGAGAGCTTACTCAAACGCCTTGTCGATGAGGCGGTAACGATGGCGATCCTAGAACCGGTCAACGAATGTCCCGAGTGTCGGGATCGGTTTGAACTGCAACAGAAACTtttaaaagcacaaaaatgtACTTGCGTAGCATCGGAGGGTTCCGATACGCTTGTACCAGAGTCAATGGCGAACGTGAACCAACGTTACTTTAAATTCTGCGACAAACCGGTCCCATTTGAGTTTGATTACGATAGCATCTTTCGTGGACATGAACTGAGCGCACCAATTTGTCCAATTAAAAGTGCGATACAGCGTGCACTCGGTGTGGAGGCATCTGGAACCGTACGGGACGTAGACATTGAGCAAGCGATCGAAAAGTTTGCCAAGATGACTTGGGACGAGGAGAAGAAACATTGGCAGGAACAGATGGCAAAGGATGTGAAACGACAGGATTCTCCTCCGGCGACAACTGACCCGCTCAAAGTAGACTACATCGGCACGAAAGATTTGTCCGTTCTGCAGGATCTCTTGAAGGTAATTATCAACTGTTACTTTACGGTGAGATTGTTCATCTGAGTACCATGTTTCTATAGCGCGCACTTCGCCGACTTGCCGAAGATCCGAAATATTTGCTAGCGACCTTCCCGTGCGCTGATCAGCTACCGATCTTGAAGGCTTGGATACGCGATCGATATGGAGTGCCCATTACGCCcaaggaaagaaaagcaacttTGCTGGAAAGTAAACATTTCTGGAACTATCTCATACCGCGTGCGACTACAATGCGATGGCCAATACGTAAAGATATTGATCTGAAGATGCAAGTTAACTGGAACTATAAATCAAAGCTGGAATCAACGGTACGCATTGTGTGACCAAAATCGAATGTAAATTGCCtctattctctctctctctctctcttttagGCTGGCAATTTAATGTACAAATTCTACAGAAAATTCAAAAACGTTCAAATACAGGAGGGTCGCATATGGTGGACCAGTATGGTGCCCTATCACTCCGGACCGGACAGGTTCCGTCGAACGTTTTCGGCTTACTTCCCCAACTGTGAGCCGGAAATGATACCACAGGTACGTCCGTGGTGTCCGTTCCAGTGCCGATCGATGCCGAAAGTGAAGGCCACCAATAGTAGAAGCCGTTTCTAAGCCCCTGGATGTCCTGAGTACAgctgaattgaattgaaaagtATATATTTTCAATAAGGTAATGTTCTGTGTTACACTTTCTAGCTTAATACCCATTTGTTTTCTACATGCACACTCACTGGAATCCATGATTATGGAATGCATTAAGTTGTCTAACGTCTAATGTCTACAgactgtgtttgtgtgggtatttttcttcccttttttccgccAAAATCCCACTAACATTCACTCAATTAATGTAGAATGGCCCTTACAAAGTACGGTAAAATATCACATAAAAATGATGTATCCTTCCTGCTACACTGCCACCAGCGATTGGCACACGCTCACTCGTTCGACAGTGGTCGCCCTTCTTCGCCACCAACGGACGGATCTTTCGGGGCACGTTTTCGATTCATCCAGAGCCAATTTCGCTGCTGGAAGTAGTCTTCAATGTCGTGCAGTGTGCGTCCTTTCGTTTCGGGCAGCAAAaagaacaacagcaacgacGCACCGAACGAGGCGAAACCGAACATAAGGAACAGACCTTGCGTTTTGAGTGCTGCTTTAGCGTACGGGAACCCTTTCGCCACACTAAAGAGCAACAGATTGAAGATGGTAAACAGATAGCCCGCTATTTGGCCACGGATTTTAGCCGGCAACAGTTCACCGATCATTATGCCGGGCATGGTCATAAAGCCGGTGTTGGCACCGATGTAGATCAATATAAGTATCGCGGCGACATACGTATCGTACTGGGTTTTTGGTTCATCGGCACGTATGTACATGAATGCTGCAATCGCCACACAACTTAATCCGGAACCGAGTCCACTGAGCGTCACCATTAGCCGGCGTGGCATCATTAGCAGCAGGAAGCAGTACAGGAGTGTAAATGCTAGACGCACGATCGCTGTAAGTACGGCCGCCTGGATGGTGTTGATATCACTGCCGCCAAGATCGGAGATGATGTCCACGGCGTAGAACACGACGAGATACGTGCCGGAGAGGATTTGCAGCACGTGGAATgcattgatgatgatgagcggTTTAATGATGGCGATTTCACCGAGCGATTTCCAGAACCGCTGCGGCCGGccattgttttgctgctgttctTCCTCGAACCGTTCCGTAAGTTTGTGTAGCTCCTGTTTCGCCTGTATGGGGCAGCCACGGAGCCAGGTTAGTGCTGCCGATGCACGATCAGGCTGATCGTTGCGGGCAAGCCACACGGGAGATTCGTGTGCGAAAAACAGCGCGATGAAGGACAGCAGGGGTAGCACCGTACCACCCCAAGCAACTTCACGCCAGTGGAACTGGCTGCCGAGTGCGTACACGAGCAGGATGCCGAGCGAGTAGGACACGAACGGTGCACCGATCAGAAGGCCACGTAACCGTGGTTCCGCTATTTCTGCCAGCAGAATCTACCATTAAGGATGAAATGACAAAGTGAATGTTGCAGCTCGTTGAAAGTGGCGGGATATGCTTACTTGTGCCGGTGCAGCGATTAATCCTACGGAGATTCCTGCTACTACACGCCCCAGGAGGAGTAGGAAATGGGAGGATGCAGTAGCGAGTAGGACCCAACCGGTGAAGAGTGGTACGATGGCTAGCAAGAGAGCGGGACGTCGGCCCCAACGATCCATGATAGGACCGGAGGCGAACGATCCGATTGGAGTTGCCAGACTATGGACGCTTGCTTAAAAGAGAACGAACAGAAAATGAATGAAGCTGCACATTAAGAGGAGATATACATGCAGAAGCTCAAAACAGAAACTATCTTATCTAAAAGGGAATtgaattttcatgaaaaaaatcataaaactgtCTGAAAAGTACTAGCAATTTGTGTGCCGAATATCTGATGAATGTGTAAGGTACTTGAGACATCAAGAAATTGTTGGTGAATTGAATTTTCGACCATGCAGACTATATTTCTCCCCTTAAAAGAGTATTAAGTGAGCGAAGAAAACATACCAATCCAGGAACCCATTTCAATATCGATAGTCAGGGACTCGTTGGCATCATAGAGTTGTGGCAATAGGACAGCTGAGTAGCCAATTGGCATGCCACAGGCGGCAGCCAGAAGTAGCACGGCAGATGTGAGCAGCAACTGAAGAGAAAGGATAAAGATTTCATCGTTTACAATATACAAGGTTATGCGAAAAACCTTCGCCAAGAACACAATAACCTATCTGTGTCTTAACTACATTATAGCAAACGCATACTAACAGAAAGTATCGCTTTTCATAATTTATACCGATTGAAAAAGAGGCACGCAAATGTAGCATGATACCACTTAATCAAAGACAATCAagcatgtttgtttatttatatgcGCGCGCATCGATTTAGTCACTCGATTGTGGCAATTAAACTGTTTCCCGAACGAAAAAGCTCATAGACAGCAGCTTGATTGCCATCACTCCCCGAACAGCGTCATCGCAATGACGTCGTTGGGGAGTTGATTGTAACGCACGCAGTTACATTCGGTCAAATTAGATGCAATGCTTGCTGGAGGTGGCACCGTGTTTTGTGTGGCCTATCATCATAACAAACGCAACGATAAGGAACAGCTGATGGATGCAGCTTGTAAGTGGGGCTCGGAAATCAACGGAAATTGCTACCCTGTTGTGACTACTACTTCCGAATTCAAACATTAGACATTGTAATGGGCTATAACCTGAATAGACAATAACAGAAAAATTGCATGCACCAGCACCATCAACGCCGAATGATAAGCTAATGTGCCCACGCGGCAATAaagttcgtttgttttatagCAACGTTTTGCTTTGGAAGATTCAAATCTTAAAAGATCGTTTAAGCAAACTAGCTTCTTTCCTGTTTGCACGTTGTGCATTTAGCaaagcaagaagaaataaTCGTGCATTATCTTTGTGTTCATTGCATTATGGCATCAACAAAAAGTTATTGCTCTGTTGGATGGTGGGAAAGCTCTTCCGcaaattatttacattacGATACGGTCAAATAACCGTTGCCGGTTGCAAGCAAACATTCTACAACCTCAGCTAACAGTCTGTTAATAAGTCCGTTTAGTGATGTTTACATATGGTGCTAATGCTTAAAATCGCGCGTTTTTATCGCGCGaattaaataatacacacCTGATGGAATACGCCTTTTGTTGTGGACACGGTAACAACCTCCGCCAGTGTGcgattttgtttgctgtcgGTATAGTACGGttcgttgagttttgtgcatTGCTCGTTTGCGTGTTTTGCCGCTTCCTTTTTATCCGTTGATTCTTTCACTTTGATTTCATCGTGCTGCGATAGAAGTATCGGGCCGGTTTCTTGCGAATCCTGTTCGTTGCCGGTATGCTTTACACCATCCGGTAAACATAGCTCCGTTTCCAGGCATGTGGTATCCTGTGGCACCCAGCGTTCTTCGGGTGAATAGCTAATAAGGGATAGGAATGACGTTAGCAAACTCTTTTTTCGTTATCTCACTTAAACGATGACGCCggtcattcattcattccgtGACATTGCGTTAATTGTTTTATAGCTTAATCGATCAGGTACACTGATAAGATATCGCTATCGCTAACCTTGGCCAACGTGTAGTAAAA
The Anopheles moucheti chromosome 2, idAnoMoucSN_F20_07, whole genome shotgun sequence genome window above contains:
- the LOC128310282 gene encoding uncharacterized protein LOC128310282; amino-acid sequence: MSDEEINKRSKSVFIQRPKRRTPFKPSDAFDRKYKAAVKAYHNYMEGLNLVLKEKEAKMSKILRKRSSPLWFQELTDEQCAICDQLLDAIADDTNERTFYRTETLLRKLGIHPICSKRILRTALILCSGNDISFIWILLELHYIRRPGKDGTRRVKDYTINERLLLSAIAHLDMMTTLRGLEKILPPKKPVQGASRVDVKGTEMSGPKSSCSRSKSPYLARQKVIVTGYTVPVQFQPHRDEFLGRYVRYRDPEYIIRNEESRWFARYGGSGRNLSSCDYFYSADDTQDITSTASSDHSITSASAVVMALLDDHIRNMVARQECCQMLCPKHHQLDEQSVQLLGILKRSTAARNVLMQAVQTQCVQWADKEAQDDAKRQVESLLKRLVDEAVTMAILEPVNECPECRDRFELQQKLLKAQKCTCVASEGSDTLVPESMANVNQRYFKFCDKPVPFEFDYDSIFRGHELSAPICPIKSAIQRALGVEASGTVRDVDIEQAIEKFAKMTWDEEKKHWQEQMAKDVKRQDSPPATTDPLKVDYIGTKDLSVLQDLLKRALRRLAEDPKYLLATFPCADQLPILKAWIRDRYGVPITPKERKATLLESKHFWNYLIPRATTMRWPIRKDIDLKMQVNWNYKSKLESTAGNLMYKFYRKFKNVQIQEGRIWWTSMVPYHSGPDRFRRTFSAYFPNCEPEMIPQVRPWCPFQCRSMPKVKATNSRSRF
- the LOC128310283 gene encoding facilitated trehalose transporter Tret1-2 homolog, producing MKITESYSPEERWVPQDTTCLETELCLPDGVKHTGNEQDSQETGPILLSQHDEIKVKESTDKKEAAKHANEQCTKLNEPYYTDSKQNRTLAEVVTVSTTKGVFHQLLLTSAVLLLAAACGMPIGYSAVLLPQLYDANESLTIDIEMGSWIASVHSLATPIGSFASGPIMDRWGRRPALLLAIVPLFTGWVLLATASSHFLLLLGRVVAGISVGLIAAPAQILLAEIAEPRLRGLLIGAPFVSYSLGILLVYALGSQFHWREVAWGGTVLPLLSFIALFFAHESPVWLARNDQPDRASAALTWLRGCPIQAKQELHKLTERFEEEQQQNNGRPQRFWKSLGEIAIIKPLIIINAFHVLQILSGTYLVVFYAVDIISDLGGSDINTIQAAVLTAIVRLAFTLLYCFLLLMMPRRLMVTLSGLGSGLSCVAIAAFMYIRADEPKTQYDTYVAAILILIYIGANTGFMTMPGIMIGELLPAKIRGQIAGYLFTIFNLLLFSVAKGFPYAKAALKTQGLFLMFGFASFGASLLLFFLLPETKGRTLHDIEDYFQQRNWLWMNRKRAPKDPSVGGEEGRPLSNE